The following are encoded together in the Solenopsis invicta isolate M01_SB chromosome 14, UNIL_Sinv_3.0, whole genome shotgun sequence genome:
- the LOC120359484 gene encoding secreted RxLR effector protein 161-like, with protein sequence MYLSVHTRPDISFALSCLSQFNNKPRVMHMAALKRILRYLKGTINYCLEFKRENSTTKIRCESDASWDRTEDAKFFTGLLLYRNGNLIHWRSKKQSIVALSSTESELEAMLEGLKEIIWTSRLLYEMGYTEEVKRELNCDNLNAVRLANGGSFKTKSKLMNRRCYYIQEAVRKENIIVKHVSNENMTADCLTKPLGAPTLSKHIKKIINTMD encoded by the coding sequence ATGTACTTGAGTGTTCATACTAGACCAGATATATCATTTGCATTGAGTTGTTTATCACAATTCAACAACAAACCAAGAGTAATGCACATGGCAGCATTAAAGAGAATTCTTCGATACCTGAAAGGTACTATTAATTACTGCTTGGAATTTAAAAGGGAGAACTCAACAACGAAGATAAGATGTGAATCTGATGCATCGTGGGACAGAACAGAAGacgcaaaattttttactggaTTGCTATTATACAGGAACGGAAACTTGATACATTGGAGAAGTAAGAAACAATCAATCGTTGCATTGTCATCGACGGAAAGCGAACTAGAAGCTATGCTGGAGGGATTAAAGGAAATAATATGGACCTCCAGATTACTATATGAGATGGGATATACAGAAGAAgtaaaaagagaattaaattgTGACAATTTGAACGCTGTTAGATTGGCAAACGGAGGGagttttaaaactaaatcaaAATTGATGAACCGAAGATGCTACTACATCCAAGAGGCTGTTAGAAAGGAAAATATTATAGTCAAGCACGTATCCAACGAGAATATGACAGCAGATTGTTTGACAAAGCCGCTAGGAGCTCCGACTCTATCAAAACATATAAAGAAGATCATAAATACAATGGATTGA